A single region of the Changchengzhania lutea genome encodes:
- a CDS encoding bifunctional nuclease family protein yields MSLVKLNIKGISYSQTQNGAYALILNEVDGDRKLPIVIGAFEAQSIAIALEKEISPPRPLTHDLFKNFADRFDIVVKQVIIHKLVDGVFFSSLICERDKIEEIIDARTSDAIALALRFQAPIFTYKNILDKAGIYLKVNPKKEDEDDENRDSILVDDLIANELEPASPKENLKGKTIEELHNLLDEAVSNEDYERAAHIRDEISKRE; encoded by the coding sequence ATGAGTTTAGTAAAATTAAACATAAAAGGAATCTCTTACAGCCAGACCCAAAATGGGGCCTACGCGTTGATATTAAATGAAGTAGATGGTGACAGAAAATTACCTATAGTTATTGGTGCCTTCGAAGCACAATCGATAGCCATTGCTTTGGAAAAAGAAATTAGCCCACCACGACCGCTAACCCACGATTTATTCAAAAATTTTGCCGACCGTTTTGATATTGTCGTCAAACAAGTCATTATTCACAAATTGGTGGATGGCGTGTTTTTCTCAAGTTTAATTTGCGAACGCGATAAAATTGAAGAAATCATTGATGCTCGTACAAGTGATGCCATAGCCTTGGCTTTACGCTTTCAAGCGCCCATTTTCACTTATAAAAACATTCTGGATAAAGCGGGTATTTACTTAAAGGTAAATCCTAAAAAGGAGGATGAAGATGATGAAAACCGAGATAGTATTTTAGTGGACGATTTGATAGCTAATGAGTTGGAACCAGCATCACCGAAAGAAAATTTAAAAGGTAAAACCATTGAAGAGCTTCACAATCTTTTAGACGAAGCAGTCTCGAACGAAGATTACGAAAGAGCAGCACATATTCGTGATGAAATCTCGAAAAGAGAATAA
- a CDS encoding electron transfer flavoprotein subunit beta/FixA family protein, whose product MKILVCISHVPDTTSKINFTENDTKFDTNGVQFVINPNDEFGLTRAMWFKEKQGAELTVVNVGGAETEPTLRKALAIGADTAIRVNTAATDGFSVAKELAKVVEDGGYDLVIAGRESIDYNGGMVPGMLAALTNANFVNNCISLEVDGTKAKAVREIDGGKETVSTTLPLVIGGQKGLVEESDLRIPNMRGIMMARKKPLTLLESVNAKAATTSVGFQKPAAKGAVTLVSPDNLDELISLLHNEAKVI is encoded by the coding sequence ATGAAAATATTAGTGTGCATTAGTCATGTTCCTGATACAACATCTAAAATTAATTTCACAGAGAACGACACAAAATTTGACACCAATGGGGTGCAATTTGTAATTAACCCAAATGATGAATTCGGTTTAACACGTGCCATGTGGTTTAAGGAAAAACAAGGTGCCGAGCTTACTGTAGTTAATGTTGGTGGTGCAGAAACCGAACCTACGTTACGAAAAGCATTGGCTATTGGAGCAGATACGGCTATTCGTGTGAATACGGCAGCGACCGATGGTTTTTCTGTTGCTAAAGAATTGGCTAAAGTTGTAGAAGATGGTGGTTATGATTTGGTTATTGCTGGACGTGAATCTATAGATTACAATGGTGGTATGGTTCCGGGAATGCTTGCAGCCTTAACCAACGCTAACTTTGTAAATAATTGCATTAGTTTAGAAGTTGATGGGACTAAGGCTAAAGCGGTGAGAGAAATTGACGGTGGTAAAGAAACCGTATCGACAACACTTCCTTTAGTTATTGGTGGTCAAAAAGGACTGGTAGAAGAGAGCGATTTACGTATCCCGAACATGCGTGGTATTATGATGGCCAGAAAAAAACCATTAACCCTTTTAGAATCTGTAAATGCAAAGGCAGCTACAACTTCGGTTGGTTTTCAAAAGCCAGCAGCAAAAGGCGCTGTTACCTTAGTATCTCCAGATAATTTAGACGAATTAATTAGCTTACTTCATAACGAAGCAAAAGTTATATAA
- a CDS encoding thymidylate synthase, whose translation MKQYHDLVKHVLEHGNEKQDRTGTGTKSVFGYQIRFDLSEGFPMVTTKKLHLKSIVHELLWFLKGDTNIKYLTENGVRIWNDWADDDGDLGPVYGHQWRNWNSDEIDQIKDIVETLKTNPDSRRMLVSAWNPSVLPDTSKSFEENVANGKAALPPCHAFFQFYVANGKLSCQLYQRSADIFLGVPFNIASYALFTMMMAQVCGYEAGEFIHTFGDAHIYSNHFEQLELQLSRDIRPLPKMILNPEVNDIFDFRFEDFTLVDYNPHPHIKGIVAV comes from the coding sequence ATGAAGCAATATCACGACCTAGTTAAGCATGTATTAGAGCATGGAAATGAAAAGCAAGACCGTACAGGCACTGGAACTAAAAGTGTTTTCGGATACCAAATACGGTTCGATTTAAGCGAGGGCTTCCCCATGGTTACCACCAAAAAACTGCATTTAAAATCTATAGTTCATGAACTGCTTTGGTTCTTGAAAGGCGATACTAACATCAAGTATTTAACAGAGAATGGCGTAAGAATCTGGAATGACTGGGCGGATGACGATGGTGATTTAGGACCTGTTTACGGACACCAGTGGCGGAATTGGAACAGTGATGAGATTGATCAAATTAAAGATATTGTTGAGACCTTAAAAACGAATCCAGACAGTAGGAGAATGTTGGTGTCTGCTTGGAATCCTTCCGTATTACCAGATACTTCCAAATCGTTTGAAGAAAACGTTGCCAATGGAAAAGCAGCGCTTCCTCCGTGCCACGCTTTTTTTCAGTTTTATGTAGCTAATGGGAAATTATCCTGCCAGCTCTATCAACGTAGTGCCGATATATTTTTAGGAGTGCCTTTCAACATAGCCTCTTATGCCCTATTTACCATGATGATGGCTCAAGTTTGCGGATACGAAGCTGGAGAATTTATTCACACCTTTGGTGATGCGCATATTTATAGCAACCATTTTGAGCAGTTAGAGCTTCAACTTTCAAGAGATATAAGGCCACTTCCAAAAATGATACTCAATCCTGAAGTCAATGATATTTTTGATTTTAGGTTTGAAGATTTTACACTTGTGGATTATAATCCACATCCCCATATAAAGGGTATTGTAGCGGTATAA
- a CDS encoding electron transfer flavoprotein subunit alpha/FixB family protein has product MSVLVYTESEKGKFKKVALEVASYAKAVADNMGTTVTAITINVEDASELGHYGVDKVLKVNNAQLETFNAKAYANAIQQAAEKESVKVVVISSSADSKYLAPILAVGLQAGYASNVIEAPTSTAPFTVKRTAFTNKAFEMTEINTDIKVIGVSNNSFGLVENTGNAAAEDFSPSIPDLGVTVESVDKATDKVSIADAEIVVSAGRGMKGPENWGMIEELADVLGAATACSKPVSDLGWRPHSEHVGQTGKPVAANLYIAIGISGAIQHLAGINASKVKVVINTDPEAPFFKAADYGVVGDAFEVVPQLIEKLKTFKAQQ; this is encoded by the coding sequence ATGTCAGTTTTAGTATATACCGAATCAGAAAAAGGAAAATTTAAAAAAGTAGCTTTAGAAGTTGCCTCTTATGCCAAAGCAGTTGCCGACAACATGGGAACTACTGTAACGGCCATTACCATTAATGTAGAGGATGCTTCAGAGTTAGGACATTATGGCGTAGATAAGGTTCTAAAAGTTAATAATGCACAGTTAGAAACATTTAATGCCAAAGCATACGCCAATGCCATTCAGCAAGCTGCTGAAAAAGAAAGTGTTAAAGTGGTTGTTATAAGTTCTAGCGCAGACAGTAAATATTTGGCGCCAATTTTAGCTGTTGGTTTACAGGCGGGTTATGCCTCAAACGTTATTGAGGCACCCACTAGTACAGCTCCGTTCACGGTAAAACGCACGGCTTTTACCAATAAAGCTTTTGAAATGACAGAAATTAATACCGATATAAAAGTCATTGGTGTGTCTAACAATTCATTCGGATTGGTTGAAAATACAGGTAACGCTGCTGCGGAAGACTTTTCGCCATCCATTCCAGATTTAGGAGTGACCGTAGAATCTGTAGATAAAGCTACCGATAAAGTGTCTATTGCCGATGCAGAAATTGTTGTATCAGCAGGTCGTGGTATGAAAGGCCCAGAAAATTGGGGTATGATTGAAGAATTAGCCGATGTCTTAGGTGCTGCCACAGCATGTTCTAAACCGGTTTCAGATTTGGGATGGCGGCCACACAGTGAGCACGTTGGGCAAACGGGAAAACCCGTAGCAGCCAATTTGTATATTGCTATTGGTATCTCAGGTGCCATTCAACATTTGGCAGGTATAAACGCCTCTAAAGTTAAAGTGGTTATCAACACAGATCCTGAAGCGCCATTTTTTAAGGCTGCAGATTACGGTGTAGTTGGTGATGCTTTTGAAGTGGTTCCTCAACTTATAGAAAAATTAAAGACCTTTAAAGCACAACAATAA
- a CDS encoding nucleoside transporter C-terminal domain-containing protein produces the protein MKSRKENNTPTFMKSLFLVVTLFLVSTTTFFAQDLNKTWLFDAIENANDSVSNTFEPSDSGILVLDNGEFNYAVDAENNNYAGDFIYQNNLLVFYFNTPNDTIKKFKISELTDSTLVFSENNSIYKFKAQQELQQNSVLAEGATPIVPNQGFSITSLWRGVLGMITLIFISFLFSNNRKAIDWKIVGIGLAFQLLIAIGVLKVEFIKSIFEFIGGLFINVLDFTRAGSKFLFEGLVVDMDTFGFIFAFQVLPTIIFFSALTSVLFYLGIIQRVVKAMAWLLSKALKISGAESLSVAGNIFLGQTEAPLLIKAYLEKMNKSEILLVMIGGMATVAGAVLAAYIGFLGGDDVGLRLFYAKHLLAASVMAAPGAIVISKILYPQTEKVNNDVKVSQEKIGSNFLDAIANGTTEGLKLAVNVGAMLLVFVAFIAMFNGILGWVGDVSTLNSWVANNTPYSALSLEFVLGYVFAPLMWLIGVAREDMALMGQLLGIKLAASEFIGYIQLADLKNVSNAIHLNYEKSIIMATYMLCGFANFASIGIQIGGIGSLAPGQRKNLSKFGMKALLGGTIASLISATIAGMIIG, from the coding sequence ATGAAATCTCGAAAAGAGAATAACACGCCCACCTTTATGAAATCACTGTTTTTAGTAGTCACTCTTTTTCTTGTATCTACAACTACTTTTTTTGCACAAGACCTTAATAAAACCTGGTTATTTGATGCCATTGAAAACGCTAACGATAGTGTGTCTAATACATTTGAACCCTCCGATTCGGGTATTTTGGTTTTAGATAATGGCGAATTTAATTATGCCGTTGATGCAGAAAACAATAATTATGCAGGTGATTTTATTTATCAAAATAATTTATTGGTGTTTTACTTCAATACACCTAATGACACTATTAAAAAATTCAAAATTTCAGAATTAACAGATTCTACTCTAGTCTTTTCAGAAAACAATAGTATTTATAAATTCAAGGCGCAACAAGAACTTCAACAAAATAGTGTTCTTGCAGAAGGCGCTACACCCATTGTTCCAAATCAGGGATTTTCTATCACCAGCTTATGGCGTGGCGTATTAGGAATGATCACTTTAATCTTTATTTCTTTTCTATTCAGTAACAATAGGAAGGCCATAGATTGGAAAATAGTAGGTATTGGACTAGCTTTTCAATTACTAATAGCTATTGGTGTATTAAAGGTTGAATTTATTAAAAGTATTTTTGAGTTTATTGGTGGTTTATTTATCAATGTCTTGGATTTTACCAGAGCTGGTAGTAAATTTTTATTCGAAGGATTGGTGGTAGACATGGATACTTTCGGCTTTATTTTTGCCTTTCAAGTGCTGCCAACCATAATATTTTTCTCTGCACTAACCTCTGTTCTTTTTTACTTAGGTATTATCCAAAGGGTTGTGAAAGCTATGGCTTGGTTACTTTCAAAAGCCTTAAAAATATCTGGTGCAGAAAGTTTAAGTGTTGCAGGAAACATCTTTTTAGGTCAAACGGAAGCCCCGCTCTTAATTAAGGCATATTTAGAAAAAATGAACAAGTCCGAAATACTACTGGTCATGATTGGTGGTATGGCAACCGTTGCCGGTGCTGTTTTAGCAGCATATATTGGTTTTCTAGGCGGTGACGATGTGGGGTTAAGACTTTTTTATGCGAAACACTTGTTGGCAGCCTCTGTGATGGCAGCCCCAGGAGCTATTGTGATTTCAAAAATATTATATCCCCAAACCGAAAAAGTAAATAATGACGTGAAGGTTTCACAAGAAAAGATAGGCTCTAACTTTTTAGATGCCATTGCAAATGGTACCACAGAAGGTTTAAAACTCGCAGTAAATGTCGGTGCCATGCTTTTGGTATTTGTAGCGTTCATTGCCATGTTTAATGGTATTTTAGGATGGGTTGGCGACGTGTCCACATTAAACAGTTGGGTTGCCAATAACACGCCTTACTCCGCCTTATCATTGGAGTTTGTTCTAGGCTATGTGTTTGCCCCTTTAATGTGGCTTATTGGCGTCGCTAGGGAAGACATGGCACTGATGGGACAATTGTTAGGCATTAAATTGGCAGCTAGTGAATTTATAGGATATATTCAATTGGCCGATTTAAAAAATGTCTCAAATGCTATTCACCTGAATTATGAAAAATCCATCATCATGGCTACCTATATGCTTTGTGGTTTTGCGAATTTTGCATCGATAGGTATTCAAATTGGAGGAATTGGTTCTTTGGCGCCCGGACAAAGAAAAAACCTATCTAAGTTTGGCATGAAAGCGTTACTTGGTGGTACGATTGCTTCTCTAATTTCTGCGACTATTGCGGGTATGATCATTGGGTAA